Genomic window (Phragmites australis chromosome 21, lpPhrAust1.1, whole genome shotgun sequence):
ATCTCCAGCTACTCCTGGTCTAGGAATCCTTCTTCCCTTCACGCTGTTGTTGCTGCCCCTTTGTGTGTGAGTGGTCATCACCATCGTCCTTATGGTATGTCGGACTCCTTCTTCGGGTTACCTTGTGCAATTCATATCAGTCCTTGGATCAGTAGTTGATACGTAcatattttcaacaaaaatagaCATCACAGGTATACAACGATTAAATACGATATTAGGGGATAacacatagttcattacaataaaaaCTCATAGGTATAATTAAATAAAGACTCACAGCACAACAGAAATAACGCAAAAGCGACCCATACCTTCTTGGCAACTTGAGTGCATACGAAACtaacttttctattcttcatcttcatctttgatGAAGTCAGCTTCTGGATCATTTGAATCTACaaaatactcaacaagtcctacctcaaggggagaTATTAGATGCATATAgatagatcaaggataaggctataGAGTTTTTAGGTTTTGTAGAAAGCTAGTTTTTTTATGTAAGATTCAATTTGCAACGACTATCTTAAAAGCATTTTTGAAGATAACATATAAGTTGAGCTTATAAGGGTCGTCGGCCCTCAGAGAGATACTTCTATCCCACCAGTTCCTACATTTCTTTTGTCAGTGGACACATAGTACATGATACTCAAGGCATGTAATCTTAAGTATACTGGACTAAAACTGAAAAGCTAACTGagagtagtttttttaagaagttATGTGctaagaagttaaaaatttattgtaaaaattaatAGTCTACTTCCAAAAACAGCttttaaaataaacaaaaatatatctTTTCAAAAATACCAAaaacagaagctcaaacaaatagaccttAAGAAAGATCGGGCAACAGTAGACTAGCACAACCCAACGGACCATAAGAACGCAAGTGACCGCGGAGGTCTATCGGATGGACCAATCCTAGGACGAAAGAGGCAAGATGCGACTCAGCAACATCAGGATAAGGTGGAGAAGGGAGGGCGGGGGCGAGCGCAGCCGTAACAGGACGGGCCGGGTTGGAGATTAAAGACCATCTTTGGACCCAGATCCGTCGTCTGTTTTCATGGGCCTGTAGCAAGACGAGCGCAGCTGTAACAGGACAGCATCTGCCTTATTTTACCAGCTTGGGAGCACAGCCCAACAGCGCAGCGAGAGCCGAGAACGAGCTGCGACTCCGTGACGTGGGCGGCTCCTTGGAATTTGGATACACTTGTCCAGACCTGCGAGCTGCTCAGGTCGGCAGTTCAACACCGTCTGACCGACAGGAACAATGGACGGTTGGGCTCGGCAGGTAAGACTCTTGTTTCTAGACCGCTTGAAGCTGATGAAGTAGATGAGAAACAAGGAGCTCCTGTAGGCTGCTGAGCTGGGTCTGATTGGCCTGTGCTTTGAACCTCGAGCTGCTCCATCGGCTTTGGCTGCTCACCGGACTCACCTCTGTCTATTACAAGCAGTATTAACTCTCATGCCACTCCTAGAGAGGGGTTAGTGAGAAATAGAGGTTAAAATACTGAAACAATGCTCCAGCAAGCCAGTATTCGTTTCGAAAGGAAAAAAGCACCACTGCATGCGCAAACTGTCCAAGGCAacatgcagttacgacatgcaaGTCAGCCGATGCCTGCTACAGTTGCCAATCGTACTTACAACAACACGTCACCGGCTCGAATGTGCGAGACTTGGAGGCAAAAGGTTACGCGTCCATAAGCTGCAGCAAAGCCTTCCAGTACCTGGAGCACGACGGGTTCAGGTGCACTGCCCTAAGCAGCCATCTCTCCGGGCTCTGCATCGTCTCCACCAGCTGGTTCTGCTGAGAAGCCGCTGCAGCTGACTGCCTTGCCAGCAGGTGCATTTGGAAGTACACCTCTGCAGGCCTCAGTTCTGCACAatgaaaagaatttttttaagcaAATGGGCTTTCATAGCTGCGACCAAACAGCCAACGTAGTACCAACATCGTTCTTTCTCTGAAGCCTGCTTCAGTTTCATACCTGGGGGCCATGAGAACCATTCTAGTCGAAGGTTTTTCTCCCACTTGGTTTTGGAGCCAAGGCTGCCCTCTGCTTGAGCCAGTAGCAATGACACAATAGGTAATGAAGCAAGTGATTTGTGCTGGGCCTTTCTGAGGCTGGAAGCTGCGCGGGATATAAATTGAGGAGCTGCAAACCTCCGGGCAATTTCCATACAGGTCGCACCTGGCAGGGCGATGTTTCATTAGTGCACAATCAAAATTACATAAAAGAGAAATATCTAGTACTTAGTTAAGCTATACTATAGACTACTTTCCACCATGCAGGGAAGCATAAAGAATAAAATTTAGAAGCAGTGATCTAAAGATAACAACAAATTGGGTCAATTCTATTCACCAAAATAACCTATCAACAAAAGTGACAGCTAAGCACTTTTTTCCTTATTCTTTATTAGCATAACATACCAGTTACTTTTACTACCAGTCAATAGCCGGCGAACAAATCACCGGGTAAACCAGATATTTATATACATGGAATAAGACTGGCAGAAAGTTTGTTGACTATATACCGAGTTAGTTTATTTGTGGATTTTACTGGAGGGCATAACACAATCATGTTCACAGTGCAACTTCATACAATAAACAACAGAGGTTTCAGAGAGCAACTGACGACTAAAATGAGCTATATGAGAAGAAAATGGTTTACCATTGAGGAATAAGATGCAGCTGTCTGGATCTCCTTCGGCGCATGCCTGAGCAAGAGCTTTTTCAGCACTCGCAAAGTTTTCATCCCATATAAAGCCCTGAGCACAGGCTAGATTGAAAAGAGATGCCCATTTCGATGGGTCACTACCATTACTTTTAATACATTCTCGAagatttttatctatttcatcAGAAGAGCCCTCCAATGAACATACAGATTCGAGGTGCTTCAGCATTACCCAGCCAATTTCAGTATCCGTATGGTTTCGCAAGCATTTCATGTACTCATTCCTGAAGTTcaaaagatccccttgcacCGCATAGGCCCGACACAGTTGCAAGTGTGCAAAGAAAGTATCCACATGGCTTGAGGGAGTGATCTTTAGAGCTTCTTTAGCTTGAGCAATGCAATTATCATAGTCAAAAGATTGCAAACTAACTTCTGAAGACGAAAGAAGTAGCAAGAACATCTCGTACTGCACAACTTTGTTCTGTTGTGAATTGCTAATGCTGGACAGCACTTGCAAAATGAGCCTCTTCAGAATGATACAGATATGGCTAGGGTACTTTTCATCACGTGCTTTTTGGAAAATGGCAAGTACAAGCAGGTAGCGTGCATCTTGGTTCCATGGTTCGCGGTGAACCCACCTTCAGCGAACAAAATAAACAATTAGCTTGCCTACCAAAGACATACACTGTCAATGTAGCAAGTAGAAGATGTACCTTTGCAGGTGGTGTATTGCATCATATCCACTTAGGTAATGGTGTTCACATGTTGGGAAAGAGAACTTAGGATAAGGGGTGCAGGTAGTATAGCAAGAAACTATTGCGCATGCTTGAATTTGATGTGGAGATTTTAGGCCCATACTGGATGCGTGTCCATGTGACAGAGAAGTAACCCTTACTGCTTCATGAGAAGCCATCCAATCTCCGCTCCACAGCAGAAGAGATCCAAGCTGGTTTCTGCAGCATGCAGCAAACAGGACATAGTGAGCAATATTTGGACTCAATTCTGAAGTTTAGTACCGTTTGGACACCTGATATGACCGATTCAAGCAAGAACATTACCTCACTAAACTGCAGTCGGGATACATGTGCAGAACCTTTTTCAGGTAAGACAAACTACCATCAACCCTCAAGGGCTTGTCCAATTCCCCGACAAtctacaaggaaaaaaaaatcatattatttGTCTAGCATGCATCCAACATAAACTATTTTTTCCATCGAAACACAGAGTGCCAGAATTTTAGGATACTTACAGCCTTCCCAAGAGCAATATTTGAGTGGACTTCACTCATTACTTCATAGGATGTAAGTCTAGGAGGCATACTCAATTGCGGCAACTGAAAACGCTTGTTTGGCTGCAAAGCATCCAATGCAGAGATAATGAATTTCAATTGTGTGCCATAACTGAGTTGACCAGGAAGCTTGTGAATGACTGCAGCTGCAGAGTCCTTCCCGGAAATTTGATATGTCAATGTGCATATGAATCCCAAAGCCGCAGTTGCACTCTCCGGCTTCATGCCAGATAAATTTTCAGCCAATTTTCTAGATACAGAAAGAGCTTCCTCACTTCGTCCAATTCTCCACAATGCAAAAGCATATATCTGCAGTCCATCAGCGTTCAACAATCCTAGAAAATTTGGGAATTACTCATTAGGTTATACATTGTATAGCATGTGGAAAATAACTTAAAACAATCTACTTTTCATGCTATCTGGCCAACTCAGGAGAAATTACAGGATGGAATCCTTCCACTGCATGAAGTGAAAATTAAACAATACCTTGACTTCTCAACTCTTCACATTCCCGCACTGCATCAGTTGCAAGACCAGCCTGCAGTTAGTGCAATGATTAAAGTGCTTATGTAAAACAATCAGCATTCAGGAGTACAATACAAAACAAAATGATTTTAGCTGCTTGGTATGTTTAACTTCATCAAACCAGACATAACCATAACAGTGTAACACTTACCTTGCATAGTGACCGGGCAAGGTTCACTGAAACATTGGTAAAAGCATATCTATTGTCTGACTTGGAAGTGTGCATCATGCCTAAAGCAAATCTCGCATGTTGGTAAAATGTGATTGCAGACTGAAAATCTGACCGCACTTCAGAAACCAAGCCATTTAAATTGTGAGACTCTGGGTAATGAGGTGCTCGTTGAACAGTCTGCCGTACTGCCATCAATACCTACATAATAGCACCAAGTGTAATGAGATTGACATGTTACGGAGGGAGGGAAGGGTGGGGGAGATAACTGCCAACCGCATAAACATAGCCTGGTTCGGTAAGTATTCAAACCCCACTAAGGTAGCAGATTATGTAAACATAAATATTCACATGACTTCTTAGTGAATCAACACATACAACTTGGTGTCAGCAGATTAAATAATGTACAAAATAAGGACAAAGATCGAGTAAGAACTGCCACTGAGTTGAACGAACTGTCGCCAAAAAGAGAATGTGCTTCAAATATGAGGTGGCATGGTATTTACTTTGGAAGCTTCAAGGCACAAGATAAAATTGGGTACATACCTGAGGTGAAAGAAGATTACCAGAACGAGCAGCAATTGTTCCAAGACCAACCTGGAACTCTGGCAGCTAATGCAATTACATCATGAGAATGAAATCAAAACTAGCTTGAAGAAAATCAGAGGACTTGTCATACTGACAAGTGAAGACATTAGCCATGCTAGAAAACTTTACTTACAGGCTGGATCTGCACAGCCCTCAAGCAGCTTTCAAAGGACTCATTTACAGGACTGCCCCTtttaaatcacatcaaagcgTAAAATcagcttaaataaataataatacaCAGAGTATAGGAAACCTTTTGAtgaaaga
Coding sequences:
- the LOC133903286 gene encoding tetratricopeptide repeat protein SKI3 isoform X3, whose translation is MLGYFRKGVEQFRSALEMAPRNHSAYSGLASALLAWARHCVTTGAFGWAASLLKEASEAAKVCTSLSGHLSCVWKLHGDVQLALARCFPWVDGKIKRGVDEQIFKDSILEWRNTCLTAANGAKLSYQRALHLAPWEANVRNDTAICLDLIYSLDDNNRLNPNVWELPEKMSLGALILEPVNKDYWVTLGSMSSNLVLKQHSFIRALHLDMSLSEAWAYLGKIYRQSGDQQLARQAFDRARSIDPSLALPWAGMSAENYHQSGGSPVNESFESCLRAVQIQPLPEFQVGLGTIAARSGNLLSPQVLMAVRQTVQRAPHYPESHNLNGLVSEVRSDFQSAITFYQHARFALGMMHTSKSDNRYAFTNVSVNLARSLCKAGLATDAVRECEELRSQGLLNADGLQIYAFALWRIGRSEEALSVSRKLAENLSGMKPESATAALGFICTLTYQISGKDSAAAVIHKLPGQLSYGTQLKFIISALDALQPNKRFQLPQLSMPPRLTSYEVMSEVHSNIALGKAIVGELDKPLRVDGSLSYLKKVLHMYPDCSLVRNQLGSLLLWSGDWMASHEAVRVTSLSHGHASSMGLKSPHQIQACAIVSCYTTCTPYPKFSFPTCEHHYLSGYDAIHHLQRWVHREPWNQDARYLLVLAIFQKARDEKYPSHICIILKRLILQVLSSISNSQQNKVVQYEMFLLLLSSSEVSLQSFDYDNCIAQAKEALKITPSSHVDTFFAHLQLCRAYAVQGDLLNFRNEYMKCLRNHTDTEIGWVMLKHLESVCSLEGSSDEIDKNLRECIKSNGSDPSKWASLFNLACAQGFIWDENFASAEKALAQACAEGDPDSCILFLNGATCMEIARRFAAPQFISRAASSLRKAQHKSLASLPIVSLLLAQAEGSLGSKTKWEKNLRLEWFSWPPELRPAEVYFQMHLLARQSAAAASQQNQLVETMQSPERWLLRAVHLNPSCSRYWKALLQLMDA
- the LOC133903286 gene encoding tetratricopeptide repeat protein SKI3 isoform X1, with translation MLETAAEANLRRELEETLAADPSSPLHHYNLGVFLWGRAEAEAKQEGDGEEARRLRAAAAENFLAAAKLNPNDGVPFRFLGHHYARGGDTQRGAKCYQRAVALNPDDAEAGEALCDLLDVEGKESLEVAVCKEAAGKSPRAFWAFQRLGYLQVHQRKWSEAIQSLQHAIRGYPTCADLWEALGLAYHRLGMFTAAVKSYGRAIELDSSRVFALIESGNIQLMLGYFRKGVEQFRSALEMAPRNHSAYSGLASALLAWARHCVTTGAFGWAASLLKEASEAAKVCTSLSGHLSCVWKLHGDVQLALARCFPWVDGKIKRGVDEQIFKDSILEWRNTCLTAANGAKLSYQRALHLAPWEANVRNDTAICLDLIYSLDDNNRLNPNVWELPEKMSLGALILEPVNKDYWVTLGSMSSNLVLKQHSFIRALHLDMSLSEAWAYLGKIYRQSGDQQLARQAFDRARSIDPSLALPWAGMSAENYHQSGGSPVNESFESCLRAVQIQPLPEFQVGLGTIAARSGNLLSPQVLMAVRQTVQRAPHYPESHNLNGLVSEVRSDFQSAITFYQHARFALGMMHTSKSDNRYAFTNVSVNLARSLCKAGLATDAVRECEELRSQGLLNADGLQIYAFALWRIGRSEEALSVSRKLAENLSGMKPESATAALGFICTLTYQISGKDSAAAVIHKLPGQLSYGTQLKFIISALDALQPNKRFQLPQLSMPPRLTSYEVMSEVHSNIALGKAIVGELDKPLRVDGSLSYLKKVLHMYPDCSLVRNQLGSLLLWSGDWMASHEAVRVTSLSHGHASSMGLKSPHQIQACAIVSCYTTCTPYPKFSFPTCEHHYLSGYDAIHHLQRWVHREPWNQDARYLLVLAIFQKARDEKYPSHICIILKRLILQVLSSISNSQQNKVVQYEMFLLLLSSSEVSLQSFDYDNCIAQAKEALKITPSSHVDTFFAHLQLCRAYAVQGDLLNFRNEYMKCLRNHTDTEIGWVMLKHLESVCSLEGSSDEIDKNLRECIKSNGSDPSKWASLFNLACAQGFIWDENFASAEKALAQACAEGDPDSCILFLNGATCMEIARRFAAPQFISRAASSLRKAQHKSLASLPIVSLLLAQAEGSLGSKTKWEKNLRLEWFSWPPELRPAEVYFQMHLLARQSAAAASQQNQLVETMQSPERWLLRAVHLNPSCSRYWKALLQLMDA
- the LOC133903286 gene encoding tetratricopeptide repeat protein SKI3 isoform X2 gives rise to the protein MLETAAEANLRRELEETLAADPSSPLHHYNLGVFLWGRAEAEAKQEGDGEEARRLRAAAAENFLAAAKLNPNDGVPFRFLGHHYARGGDTQRGAKCYQRAVALNPDDAEAGEALCDLLDVEGKESLEVAVCKEAAGKSPRAFWAFQRLGYLQVHQRKWSEAIQSLQHAIRGYPTCADLWEALGLAYHRLGMFTAAVKSYGRAIELDSSRVFALIESGNIQLMLGYFRKGVEQFRSALEMAPRNHSAYSGLASALLAWARHCVTTGAFGWAASLLKEASEAAKVCTSLSGHLSCVWKLHGDVQLALARCFPWVDGKIKRGVDEQIFKDSILEWRNTCLTAANGAKLSYQRALHLAPWEANVRNDTAICLDLIYSLDDNNRLNPNVWELPEKMSLGALILEPVNKDYWVTLGSMSSNLVLKQHSFIRALHLDMSLSEAWAYLGKIYRQSGDQQLARQAFDRARSIDPSLALPWAGMSAENYHQSGPVNESFESCLRAVQIQPLPEFQVGLGTIAARSGNLLSPQVLMAVRQTVQRAPHYPESHNLNGLVSEVRSDFQSAITFYQHARFALGMMHTSKSDNRYAFTNVSVNLARSLCKAGLATDAVRECEELRSQGLLNADGLQIYAFALWRIGRSEEALSVSRKLAENLSGMKPESATAALGFICTLTYQISGKDSAAAVIHKLPGQLSYGTQLKFIISALDALQPNKRFQLPQLSMPPRLTSYEVMSEVHSNIALGKAIVGELDKPLRVDGSLSYLKKVLHMYPDCSLVRNQLGSLLLWSGDWMASHEAVRVTSLSHGHASSMGLKSPHQIQACAIVSCYTTCTPYPKFSFPTCEHHYLSGYDAIHHLQRWVHREPWNQDARYLLVLAIFQKARDEKYPSHICIILKRLILQVLSSISNSQQNKVVQYEMFLLLLSSSEVSLQSFDYDNCIAQAKEALKITPSSHVDTFFAHLQLCRAYAVQGDLLNFRNEYMKCLRNHTDTEIGWVMLKHLESVCSLEGSSDEIDKNLRECIKSNGSDPSKWASLFNLACAQGFIWDENFASAEKALAQACAEGDPDSCILFLNGATCMEIARRFAAPQFISRAASSLRKAQHKSLASLPIVSLLLAQAEGSLGSKTKWEKNLRLEWFSWPPELRPAEVYFQMHLLARQSAAAASQQNQLVETMQSPERWLLRAVHLNPSCSRYWKALLQLMDA